A genomic segment from Malus domestica chromosome 05, GDT2T_hap1 encodes:
- the LOC103434432 gene encoding cysteine proteinase inhibitor 1-like, which produces MHIQNLYYLAIPHCTCHSWSGASQRNFNKLKKATVTMRPHCLLILALVLLPLVAAAADRRGLITGGWAPIKNISDPHVKEIAEFAVSEYSKQAQGQNKLAFERVVRGDSQVVAGINYRLVISAKNKSVADPDVATPADYEGVVWEKAWEHFKQLISFHRLSKPN; this is translated from the coding sequence ATGCACATCCAAAACCTCTATTATCTTGCCATCCCCCATTGCACTTGTCATTCGTGGAGTGGAGCCAGTCAAAGAAACTTCAACAAATTAAAGAAAGCAACGGTCACGATGCGCCCTCACTGCCTCCTCATCCTCGCCCTCGTCCTCCTTCCTCTGGTGGCCGCTGCCGCGGACCGACGGGGCCTTATAACCGGCGGTTGGGCGCCCATAAAGAACATCAGCGACCCCCATGTGAAAGAGATTGCAGAGTTTGCGGTGTCGGAGTACAGCAAGCAAGCCCAAGGCCAGAACAAGTTGGCGTTTGAGAGAGTCGTCCGGGGCGACAGCCAGGTGGTGGCGGGCATCAACTACCGGCTTGTCATTTCCGCTAAGAACAAGTCCGTGGCTGATCCCGATGTTGCCACTCCCGCGGATTACGAGGGTGTTGTGTGGGAGAAGGCTTGGGAGCATTTTAAGCAGTTGATATCATTTCATCGATTGTCAAAGCCTAACTAG